A window of Psychroflexus sp. ALD_RP9 contains these coding sequences:
- the mltG gene encoding endolytic transglycosylase MltG, with translation MYIKKILTITALLGLVALGIFSYSIYQIILSPNTSFSNEEQSIYISDQADFQTLVDSIAPYLESTEDFITVAQKKQYPSNMKSGHFILKNGMNNNEIVNTLRSTNVPININFNNQHNLTDLSKRLSEQLMPDQTEILQSLTDSIFLAKNEVTALQSLAFYIPNTYEFYWNSSAEEIRDRLHQQYLKFWTPERTKKRKALNLSPIEISTLASIVQKETAKVDERTKVAGVYINRLRKGMKLQADPTLIFALKQKLNNRDTIIKRVLNKDKLINSPFNTYKYSGLPPAPIAMPDVSSLDAVLNYEEHDYLYFVADVKNIGYHKFSKTLRQHNRYANEYRNWINKQKIYR, from the coding sequence ATGTACATTAAAAAAATTCTAACCATTACCGCATTACTAGGTTTAGTTGCTTTAGGTATTTTTAGCTACTCCATCTATCAAATTATATTATCCCCGAATACATCATTTTCTAATGAAGAGCAATCAATTTACATCTCAGATCAAGCAGATTTTCAAACCTTAGTAGACTCTATTGCGCCGTATTTAGAATCGACAGAAGATTTTATTACAGTCGCTCAAAAAAAGCAATATCCTTCGAATATGAAATCTGGGCATTTCATTTTAAAGAATGGAATGAACAATAATGAAATCGTTAATACCCTTAGAAGCACTAACGTTCCTATTAATATCAATTTTAATAATCAGCACAACCTTACAGATTTATCGAAACGTTTGTCTGAACAACTCATGCCAGATCAAACTGAAATCCTTCAATCCCTGACCGATTCTATTTTTTTAGCTAAAAATGAGGTAACAGCTTTACAGTCATTAGCGTTTTATATTCCTAATACCTATGAGTTTTACTGGAATTCCTCTGCTGAAGAAATTCGTGACAGACTTCATCAACAGTACTTGAAATTTTGGACACCAGAACGTACTAAAAAACGAAAGGCTCTAAATCTAAGTCCTATTGAAATTTCTACCTTAGCTTCTATTGTACAAAAAGAAACGGCAAAAGTAGATGAACGTACAAAAGTAGCAGGTGTTTATATCAACCGATTAAGAAAAGGTATGAAGCTTCAGGCAGACCCAACTCTAATTTTTGCTTTAAAACAGAAATTAAATAATCGAGATACCATTATTAAACGTGTTTTAAACAAAGATAAATTAATAAATTCGCCATTTAATACCTATAAGTATTCAGGTTTACCACCTGCGCCAATTGCAATGCCAGATGTATCTTCTTTAGATGCGGTTTTAAATTATGAAGAACACGATTATCTCTATTTCGTCGCCGACGTAAAAAATATTGGCTACCATAAGTTTTCTAAAACTTTACGTCAACATAATCGTTACGCTAATGAATATAGAAATTGGATTAATAAACAAAAGATTTACAGATGA
- a CDS encoding DUF4829 domain-containing protein gives MKLIKLLSVIVIFTVIPSNAQNTAEETVNAFFEALNAKDVAKIENLCLDNLVLNSLSASGESAKLNQQDLEGFLHSLKQMPETLKIKEVITKTKSRDDDYIAHFWLEYEFYVNDKLSHEGVNSITLLKGANGWKISAITDTRISEK, from the coding sequence ATGAAATTAATTAAACTACTAAGTGTAATTGTTATTTTTACAGTTATACCATCAAATGCACAGAATACAGCAGAGGAAACAGTTAACGCTTTTTTTGAAGCTTTAAACGCTAAAGATGTTGCTAAGATAGAAAACTTATGTCTAGACAATCTAGTGTTGAATAGTCTTTCAGCCTCAGGTGAGTCAGCAAAGCTAAATCAACAAGATCTTGAAGGTTTCCTTCATTCATTAAAGCAAATGCCTGAAACCTTGAAAATTAAGGAAGTGATTACAAAAACCAAATCACGAGATGATGATTATATTGCGCACTTTTGGTTAGAGTATGAGTTTTACGTTAATGATAAACTATCACATGAAGGCGTTAATTCAATTACATTATTAAAAGGTGCAAATGGCTGGAAAATTTCAGCGATAACAGATACTCGAATTTCTGAAAAATAG
- a CDS encoding L-serine ammonia-lyase — protein MKKIECISVFDMLKIGVGPSSSHTLGPWRASERFIEELKSDNVLDQVEGLQVNLYGSLSLTGKGHASDIASVLGLCGFDPVTMDTSIINQEIDAIKKSNQLFLDKTQTISFNFDQDIIFHKQFLDFHPNGITYEARLRNGKLISSSFYSIGGGFVVKEERENAKQNIEDFKSFPFSIEKATDLLSFCQQEQKLISEIVLENERSLRTDQEIDEKLGQIWNAMLESIFIGAHTEGELPGGLNVTRRAVKMNKKLLENKYNTYSNPQEWLETIRTKEVKFRQILQWVSCFAIAVNEVNASLGRVVTAPTNGSSGTLPAVMMYYMTIENHEASFEDLKRFMLVAGEIGSLFKKGATISAAMGGCQAEIGVSSAMAAGGLTELMGGTPEQVLMASEIAMEHHLGLTCDPIAGLVQIPCIERNAMGAIKAINAAEIAIESDATKAKVPLDKVIETMWETAQDMNTKYKETSEGGLAIKVSLSDC, from the coding sequence ATGAAAAAAATTGAATGCATCAGCGTTTTTGATATGTTAAAAATTGGCGTTGGACCATCGAGTTCGCATACACTTGGTCCTTGGCGAGCTTCTGAACGTTTTATAGAAGAATTAAAATCAGATAATGTTTTAGACCAAGTTGAAGGATTACAAGTTAACTTATATGGTTCGCTTTCTTTAACAGGTAAAGGTCATGCCTCAGATATTGCGAGTGTTTTAGGCTTATGTGGTTTTGATCCTGTAACCATGGATACTTCAATCATTAATCAAGAAATTGATGCTATTAAAAAGAGCAATCAACTTTTTTTAGATAAAACGCAAACGATATCGTTTAACTTTGATCAAGACATTATATTTCATAAGCAGTTTTTAGATTTTCATCCTAATGGCATTACCTATGAAGCGCGTTTAAGAAATGGAAAATTAATTTCATCCAGCTTTTACTCGATTGGCGGTGGTTTTGTTGTTAAAGAAGAGCGTGAAAATGCAAAACAAAATATCGAAGACTTTAAGAGTTTCCCGTTTTCAATAGAAAAAGCCACTGATTTACTTAGTTTTTGCCAACAGGAACAAAAATTAATTTCTGAAATTGTATTAGAAAACGAACGTTCACTACGTACAGATCAAGAAATTGATGAAAAATTAGGGCAAATTTGGAATGCCATGCTTGAATCAATTTTTATAGGAGCTCATACTGAGGGCGAGCTACCTGGCGGCTTAAATGTTACACGACGTGCCGTTAAAATGAATAAAAAACTTCTTGAGAATAAATACAATACCTATTCTAACCCACAAGAGTGGCTTGAAACCATTCGTACAAAAGAGGTTAAGTTTAGACAAATTCTACAATGGGTAAGTTGTTTTGCTATTGCAGTAAATGAAGTTAACGCCTCTCTGGGTCGCGTTGTAACAGCACCAACTAATGGAAGTTCTGGAACTTTGCCTGCAGTCATGATGTATTATATGACTATTGAGAACCACGAGGCAAGTTTTGAAGATTTAAAAAGATTCATGCTTGTAGCTGGTGAAATTGGTAGCTTATTTAAAAAAGGAGCCACAATTTCTGCAGCTATGGGTGGTTGCCAAGCTGAAATTGGTGTTTCATCAGCGATGGCCGCAGGTGGCTTAACCGAATTAATGGGTGGCACACCAGAACAAGTCCTTATGGCTAGTGAAATAGCTATGGAACATCACTTAGGTTTAACCTGTGACCCAATTGCAGGTTTGGTTCAAATTCCTTGTATTGAACGTAATGCTATGGGAGCCATAAAAGCAATTAATGCAGCCGAAATCGCTATTGAAAGTGATGCTACAAAAGCAAAAGTTCCATTAGACAAAGTGATTGAAACGATGTGGGAAACAGCTCAAGACATGAACACTAAATACAAAGAAACTTCTGAAGGTGGTCTAGCTATCAAAGTAAGCTTAAGCGATTGTTAA
- the dnaK gene encoding molecular chaperone DnaK, producing the protein MGKIIGIDLGTTNSCVSVMEGNEPTVIPNAEGKRTTPSVIAFVEDGEIKVGDPAKRQAVTNPTKTVASIKRFMGNKFSESEREVGRVPYKVVKGENDTARVDIDGRMYTPQELSAMILQKMKKTAEDYLGQDVSEAVITVPAYFNDSQRQATKEAGEIAGLKVSRIINEPTAASLAYGLDKKDTDQKIVVFDFGGGTHDVSILELGDGVFEVLATDGDTHLGGDDVDEAVIDWLAEEFIKDEDIDLRKDAMALQRLKEAAEKAKIELSSSSSTEINLPYVTATSSGPKHLVRTLSRSKFEQLISELVKRTIAPCEKALKSAGLSKSDIDEIILVGGSTRIPAVQKAVEDFFGKAPSKGVNPDEVVAIGAAIQGGVLTGDVKDVLLLDVTPLSLGIETMGGVNTKLIEANTTIPTKKSQIFSTAQDNQPSVEIHVLQGERPMATDNKTIGRFHLDGIPPAKRGTPQIEVTFDIDANGIIKVSATDKATGKSQDIRIEASSGLTEEEIEKMKKEAEANAEADKKTKEKVEKLNEADAMIFQTESQLKEFGDKLSDDKKKPIEAALEDLKKAHETKDLEKVTPALDKLNEEWKKVSEEMYKAQAEAQGAQAGGAGAEQASGSSSDGKDDVEDVDFEEVK; encoded by the coding sequence ATGGGTAAAATTATAGGTATAGACTTAGGAACAACAAACTCTTGTGTTTCTGTAATGGAAGGTAATGAGCCAACTGTTATTCCTAATGCCGAAGGAAAAAGAACAACGCCATCTGTTATAGCATTTGTTGAAGATGGTGAAATTAAAGTTGGTGATCCAGCTAAACGTCAAGCCGTTACTAACCCTACTAAAACAGTTGCATCTATCAAACGTTTTATGGGGAACAAGTTTTCAGAGTCTGAGCGTGAAGTTGGTCGCGTACCTTACAAAGTAGTAAAAGGTGAAAATGATACTGCTCGAGTAGATATCGATGGCAGAATGTATACACCTCAAGAATTATCAGCAATGATTCTTCAAAAAATGAAGAAAACTGCAGAAGATTATTTAGGACAAGATGTTTCTGAAGCTGTAATTACAGTTCCAGCTTATTTTAATGACTCTCAACGTCAAGCGACCAAAGAAGCTGGTGAAATTGCTGGTTTAAAAGTAAGTAGAATAATTAACGAACCTACAGCAGCATCTTTAGCTTATGGTTTAGATAAAAAAGATACCGACCAAAAAATTGTTGTATTTGACTTTGGTGGTGGTACTCATGATGTATCTATTCTTGAATTAGGTGATGGTGTCTTTGAAGTTTTAGCAACTGACGGTGACACACATTTAGGTGGTGACGATGTTGATGAAGCTGTAATTGATTGGTTAGCAGAAGAATTTATTAAAGATGAAGATATCGATTTACGCAAGGATGCTATGGCATTACAGCGTTTGAAAGAAGCAGCTGAAAAAGCTAAAATTGAATTATCATCTTCAAGTTCAACTGAAATTAATCTTCCTTATGTTACTGCAACTTCATCAGGACCTAAACACTTGGTAAGAACTCTATCACGTTCTAAATTCGAACAATTAATTTCAGAACTGGTTAAACGTACAATCGCACCATGTGAAAAAGCACTAAAATCTGCAGGATTATCTAAAAGTGATATCGACGAAATTATATTAGTTGGTGGTTCTACTCGTATTCCAGCAGTTCAAAAAGCGGTTGAAGACTTTTTCGGAAAAGCGCCTTCTAAAGGTGTAAATCCAGATGAAGTAGTAGCAATTGGTGCTGCTATACAAGGTGGTGTTTTAACTGGAGATGTTAAAGATGTTTTATTACTTGATGTAACACCTTTATCTCTTGGTATTGAAACAATGGGCGGTGTAAACACTAAGTTAATCGAAGCTAATACGACCATTCCTACCAAAAAGTCACAAATATTCTCGACAGCTCAAGACAATCAGCCTAGTGTTGAAATACATGTTTTACAAGGAGAACGCCCAATGGCAACTGACAATAAAACAATAGGTCGTTTTCATTTAGATGGTATTCCACCAGCAAAACGTGGTACACCTCAAATTGAAGTAACATTTGACATTGATGCCAATGGTATAATTAAAGTTAGCGCTACTGATAAAGCAACAGGAAAATCTCAAGATATCAGAATCGAAGCCTCTTCTGGATTAACTGAAGAAGAAATTGAAAAAATGAAAAAAGAGGCCGAAGCTAATGCTGAAGCAGACAAGAAGACCAAAGAAAAGGTTGAAAAACTTAATGAAGCAGATGCCATGATTTTCCAAACTGAAAGTCAATTAAAAGAATTTGGTGATAAATTGTCTGATGATAAGAAAAAGCCTATTGAAGCTGCTTTAGAAGACTTGAAAAAAGCTCATGAAACAAAAGATTTAGAAAAAGTCACGCCAGCATTAGATAAGCTAAATGAAGAATGGAAAAAAGTATCTGAAGAAATGTATAAAGCGCAAGCCGAAGCACAAGGTGCTCAAGCAGGAGGTGCAGGTGCTGAACAAGCTTCAGGTTCTTCTAGCGATGGTAAAGATGACGTTGAAGACGTAGACTTTGAAGAGGTAAAGTAA
- a CDS encoding NRAMP family divalent metal transporter, which produces MNRGFLKKLGPGFLLAGAAIGVSHLVQATRAGANYGIIMLIAIILACVSKYPFLAIDAQYPALTKKDLVEGYKSLGKWFVVSFSVFTLGSMFIILAAVTLVTAGLAEYLFNFGWSNFWWCSFILMSCLLILQFGSYSKLDVLLKIVISLLTIATTIAVFIAIFEYKTSTVNFNTTRLWSISGLSFLVVLMGWMPIPIDASVWQSIWVKEKEKSHKTSASESFLDFNLGYFSASFLGVLFFLLGVLIMYGKGTTFSANAVEFSKQLIELYSETLGSWSTHLIAGIALITMFSTTLTVADAYPRVLSRLQAVSLKSTKISNSKFYNLYMALLIISSLCLLYFLKSSFKTLVDFAAGLSFISSPVLAWFNYKLVIRSNFDQLKPSRPYRYFMQICLTILIVIALSYIILIIFK; this is translated from the coding sequence ATGAATCGTGGATTTTTAAAAAAATTAGGGCCTGGTTTTTTGCTTGCTGGAGCAGCAATTGGTGTTTCTCATTTGGTTCAAGCAACTCGAGCTGGTGCTAATTATGGTATAATTATGTTAATTGCCATCATTTTAGCTTGTGTTTCTAAATATCCTTTTTTAGCTATTGATGCTCAATATCCAGCACTAACAAAAAAAGATCTTGTTGAAGGTTACAAAAGTTTAGGAAAATGGTTTGTGGTTTCGTTTAGTGTATTTACTCTTGGCAGTATGTTTATTATACTTGCAGCTGTTACCTTAGTTACTGCTGGTTTAGCTGAATATTTGTTTAATTTTGGTTGGAGTAATTTTTGGTGGTGCTCATTTATTTTAATGTCTTGTTTATTGATTTTACAATTTGGAAGCTATAGTAAATTAGATGTTCTTTTAAAAATTGTTATTTCCTTACTCACAATTGCTACTACTATTGCTGTTTTCATAGCAATATTTGAGTATAAGACAAGCACAGTTAATTTTAACACTACTCGTCTTTGGTCTATAAGCGGATTGAGTTTTTTAGTTGTACTAATGGGTTGGATGCCTATTCCTATAGATGCTTCAGTATGGCAGTCGATTTGGGTGAAAGAAAAGGAGAAAAGTCATAAAACGTCTGCCAGTGAAAGTTTTTTAGATTTTAATCTAGGCTATTTTTCAGCAAGTTTCTTAGGCGTACTCTTCTTCTTGTTAGGTGTTCTTATTATGTACGGTAAAGGAACCACTTTTTCAGCTAATGCAGTAGAATTTTCGAAACAACTTATCGAGTTATATAGTGAGACTTTAGGTTCTTGGTCTACACATTTAATTGCAGGTATTGCTTTAATAACAATGTTTAGTACCACTTTAACTGTTGCCGATGCTTATCCAAGAGTTTTAAGTAGACTGCAAGCAGTTAGTTTAAAATCTACAAAAATATCTAACTCTAAATTTTATAATCTATACATGGCTTTACTTATTATTTCTTCGCTGTGTTTACTTTACTTTTTAAAGTCTAGTTTTAAAACATTGGTTGATTTTGCTGCAGGTTTATCTTTTATATCTTCTCCGGTTTTAGCTTGGTTTAACTATAAACTTGTTATAAGGTCTAATTTTGATCAGTTGAAACCGTCTAGACCTTATCGTTATTTTATGCAAATTTGCTTGACTATATTAATTGTTATTGCTTTAAGTTATATTATCCTTATAATTTTTAAATAA
- the pyrR gene encoding bifunctional pyr operon transcriptional regulator/uracil phosphoribosyltransferase PyrR encodes MQQKLLLNAEQIQITLQRLACQLVENHKDFSQTCLIGIQPRGTHVLDRLYKILKNDFNLSTLEVGKLDITFYRDDFRRTDKPIQANSTSIDFIVEEKKVVFIDDVLYTGRSIRSALTAIQSFGRPKSVELLTLIDRRFSRHLPIQPDYKGRQVDAINNEYVKVCWKEINQEDAVYLVKSNT; translated from the coding sequence ATGCAACAAAAACTTTTACTTAATGCTGAACAAATTCAAATTACACTTCAGCGTTTAGCTTGCCAACTGGTTGAAAATCATAAAGACTTCTCTCAAACTTGCTTAATTGGTATTCAGCCTCGAGGTACTCATGTGCTTGATAGACTTTATAAGATTTTAAAAAACGATTTTAATTTATCTACTTTAGAAGTAGGCAAGCTTGATATTACCTTTTATCGTGACGATTTTAGAAGAACTGATAAACCAATTCAAGCCAATTCAACCTCAATCGATTTTATTGTAGAAGAAAAAAAAGTCGTTTTTATTGATGACGTTCTTTATACAGGTAGAAGTATTCGTTCAGCCTTAACTGCTATACAGTCTTTTGGAAGACCAAAATCAGTTGAATTATTAACTTTAATTGATCGCCGATTTAGTAGGCACTTGCCAATTCAACCTGATTATAAAGGGCGTCAAGTTGATGCCATAAATAACGAGTATGTAAAAGTCTGTTGGAAAGAAATTAATCAAGAAGATGCGGTTTATTTAGTAAAAAGTAACACATGA
- a CDS encoding aspartate carbamoyltransferase catalytic subunit, which produces MKELSVNHLLGIKYLNEADLQLIFETADQFKEVINRPIKKVPSLRDLTIANLFFENSTRTRLSFELAEKRLSADVVNFSAASSSVNKGETLIDTVNNILSMKVDMVVMRHPNPGAGVFLSKHIKASVINAGDGAHEHPTQALLDAYSIREQHSNIAGKKVVIVGDILHSRVALSNILALKKLGAEVKVCGPLSLMPKFIETLGVKVEPNLEKALNWCDIANMLRVQNERMDTSYFPNTREYVQQYGVNKSLLSRLEKQITIMHPGPINRGVEITSDVADSEHSIILNQVENGVAVRMAVLYLLASKIKAYAD; this is translated from the coding sequence ATGAAAGAATTAAGTGTCAATCATTTATTAGGGATAAAATATCTTAATGAAGCAGATTTACAGCTGATTTTTGAAACTGCAGATCAGTTCAAAGAGGTAATCAATCGACCTATTAAAAAGGTTCCTTCATTACGTGATTTAACCATTGCTAATCTGTTTTTTGAAAATAGCACAAGAACACGGTTATCATTCGAGTTAGCTGAAAAACGATTAAGCGCAGATGTTGTGAACTTTTCAGCAGCTTCATCTTCGGTTAACAAAGGTGAAACTCTTATTGATACTGTTAATAATATACTTTCTATGAAAGTGGATATGGTGGTGATGCGACATCCTAATCCTGGGGCTGGTGTTTTTTTATCGAAGCACATTAAAGCTTCAGTGATTAATGCAGGAGATGGCGCTCATGAACATCCAACTCAAGCTTTATTAGATGCCTATTCTATTCGAGAACAACATTCTAATATAGCTGGTAAAAAAGTGGTTATTGTAGGAGATATTTTACACTCACGCGTGGCCTTAAGTAATATTTTAGCACTTAAAAAACTTGGTGCTGAGGTAAAAGTTTGTGGGCCACTGTCACTAATGCCAAAGTTTATAGAAACCTTGGGTGTAAAAGTTGAACCAAATCTAGAAAAAGCACTTAATTGGTGCGATATAGCCAATATGTTACGGGTACAAAACGAACGTATGGACACATCGTATTTCCCTAATACCAGAGAATATGTACAACAATACGGTGTTAATAAATCTCTATTAAGTCGTCTTGAAAAGCAAATTACAATAATGCATCCTGGACCTATTAATCGCGGAGTTGAAATTACAAGCGATGTCGCCGACTCAGAGCATTCAATTATATTAAACCAAGTTGAAAATGGTGTGGCTGTTAGAATGGCAGTACTCTATTTATTAGCATCAAAAATAAAGGCTTATGCAGATTAA
- a CDS encoding ribonuclease Z: protein MQINQHPTQEAVEVIPTEEQLSAIAINLAKTYNETKLHLIVNLINFESDLQINDFFNFLKLSNHYKSNKKSFVLVAPQIDVHQIPEELAIVPTLNEAFDIIEMENIERDLGF, encoded by the coding sequence ATGCAGATTAATCAACATCCAACTCAAGAAGCGGTTGAAGTGATCCCAACTGAAGAACAACTTTCGGCAATAGCTATTAATTTAGCTAAAACTTACAACGAGACCAAATTACATTTAATTGTAAACTTAATTAATTTTGAGTCTGATCTGCAAATTAATGATTTTTTCAATTTTTTAAAATTATCAAATCATTACAAGTCTAATAAAAAATCCTTTGTTTTAGTAGCACCTCAAATTGATGTTCACCAAATACCAGAAGAGCTTGCTATTGTACCAACTTTAAACGAAGCTTTTGATATTATTGAAATGGAAAATATTGAACGCGATTTAGGTTTTTAA
- a CDS encoding ribonuclease Z, protein MMHLHILGCHSATPKAKLHPTAQVLDFNGELCLIDCGEGTQVRLRQQKIKFTRIKHIFISHLHGDHCYGLIGLISTFGLLKREADLHIYGPKGIKKFINIQLELSKTYISYQIIFHELTSTKAEIILEHNKFTVETIPLDHRIYTNGFLFRGKPRDRKLLINQVEEFGIDVAYYKSIKKGKDIKLDDGTLVKNEALTEEPKPPNSYAYCSDTVFKPSLARQLHQVEVLYHESTFLEKDEDLCFKTKHSTAKQAAIIAQKAQVKHLILGHFSARYRDENAYKVEAETIFESTYLAKSGQCFSFE, encoded by the coding sequence ATGATGCACTTGCACATTTTAGGTTGTCACTCGGCAACACCAAAAGCCAAGCTTCATCCAACCGCTCAAGTGCTCGATTTTAATGGTGAGTTATGCTTAATTGATTGTGGCGAAGGAACACAAGTGCGCTTACGCCAACAAAAAATAAAATTTACACGTATTAAGCACATCTTTATTTCGCATTTGCATGGCGATCATTGTTATGGTTTAATAGGTTTAATTTCAACTTTCGGTCTACTAAAACGTGAAGCAGATTTGCATATTTATGGACCAAAAGGCATTAAAAAGTTTATAAATATTCAGTTAGAACTCTCCAAAACCTACATATCATATCAAATAATTTTTCATGAGTTAACTTCAACCAAGGCTGAAATAATTTTAGAGCACAATAAATTTACTGTTGAAACAATACCGCTTGATCATCGTATTTATACAAATGGATTTCTCTTCCGAGGAAAACCTCGAGATCGAAAATTGCTAATCAATCAAGTTGAAGAATTTGGTATTGATGTTGCTTATTATAAAAGCATAAAAAAAGGTAAAGATATTAAGTTAGATGATGGAACTCTAGTAAAAAATGAAGCACTAACTGAAGAACCAAAACCGCCTAATTCTTATGCTTATTGTAGTGATACAGTTTTTAAACCAAGTTTAGCTAGGCAACTTCACCAAGTTGAAGTTTTATATCACGAATCTACTTTTTTAGAAAAAGATGAAGACCTTTGTTTTAAAACAAAACATTCTACAGCCAAACAAGCAGCCATTATTGCTCAAAAAGCTCAAGTCAAACATTTAATTTTAGGTCATTTTTCGGCGCGTTACCGTGATGAAAATGCCTATAAAGTTGAAGCTGAAACTATTTTTGAATCAACTTATTTAGCTAAAAGTGGCCAATGCTTTAGTTTCGAATAA
- the pdxH gene encoding pyridoxamine 5'-phosphate oxidase translates to MQDNLHDYRKSYTKSALTRDNLDANPMQQFRTWFYEADNSNTVDEANAMSVSTIGEDGFPKSRVVLLKSYNENGFVFYTNYNSEKGQALINNPKTCLSFFWPALERQVIIKGVAEKLPEHQSDNYFASRPKGSQLGALVSPQSQVIKNRTILEDKLKELEEDYAHKEINRPRNWGGFLVKPQSIEFWQGRPNRLHDRFLFTLQEDFDWKIERLAP, encoded by the coding sequence ATGCAAGATAATTTACACGATTACAGAAAATCTTACACCAAGTCTGCCCTAACACGCGATAATTTAGATGCTAATCCTATGCAACAGTTTAGAACTTGGTTTTATGAAGCCGATAACTCTAATACTGTAGATGAAGCTAATGCAATGAGCGTCTCAACAATTGGTGAAGATGGTTTCCCAAAAAGTAGGGTTGTGCTACTTAAATCTTACAATGAGAATGGTTTTGTGTTTTACACCAACTATAATAGTGAAAAAGGTCAGGCTTTAATTAATAACCCGAAAACTTGTTTATCTTTTTTTTGGCCTGCCTTAGAACGTCAAGTTATAATTAAAGGTGTTGCTGAAAAACTTCCAGAACATCAATCAGATAACTACTTTGCTTCACGACCAAAAGGCAGTCAGCTTGGTGCTTTGGTTTCTCCACAAAGTCAAGTGATTAAAAACAGAACTATTTTGGAAGATAAACTTAAAGAGCTTGAGGAAGATTATGCTCATAAAGAAATTAACCGACCAAGAAATTGGGGTGGATTTTTAGTGAAGCCACAGAGTATTGAATTTTGGCAAGGAAGACCAAACCGTTTACACGATCGATTTTTGTTTACTTTACAAGAAGATTTTGATTGGAAAATTGAACGTTTAGCACCATGA
- a CDS encoding SixA phosphatase family protein codes for MSLKTLVLIRHGKSSWSNPELDDFYRPLKKRAIHDAELVSEAFKKVNTKTFYALSSDAKRAFETAKLIKKNLPKTIINLEKKHELYTFSPSSLLEVILSTSPDINELMIFGHNPAITDVANQLGHQLFNNIPTTGLVQLTFEVDNWSQIAEGKTQFYLFPKNLR; via the coding sequence ATGAGTTTAAAAACTTTAGTTTTAATTAGACATGGCAAATCTTCGTGGTCAAATCCTGAGTTAGATGACTTTTATAGACCACTTAAAAAAAGAGCAATTCATGATGCTGAATTGGTGAGTGAAGCATTTAAAAAAGTAAATACTAAAACATTTTATGCATTATCTAGTGACGCTAAACGCGCTTTTGAAACCGCTAAACTCATAAAAAAAAATTTACCTAAAACAATTATTAATTTAGAAAAAAAGCACGAGTTGTATACCTTTTCGCCTTCAAGCTTATTGGAGGTCATTTTATCAACATCGCCTGATATAAACGAATTAATGATTTTTGGTCATAATCCTGCAATAACCGATGTAGCCAACCAACTCGGTCATCAGTTGTTTAATAATATACCCACAACAGGATTAGTTCAGCTCACTTTTGAAGTTGATAATTGGTCGCAAATTGCCGAGGGCAAAACACAATTTTATTTATTCCCAAAAAATTTACGATAA